A part of Triticum urartu cultivar G1812 unplaced genomic scaffold, Tu2.1 TuUngrouped_contig_4999, whole genome shotgun sequence genomic DNA contains:
- the LOC125528618 gene encoding ABC transporter C family member 2-like, giving the protein MGFEPLEWYCQPVKDGAWSRAMESAFGAYTPCGIDSLVVCISYLALFGVCFYRIWRTTKDYKVQRYKIRSPYYNYLLGLLVVYCIAEPLYKIATGTSIMNLDGQSGLAPFEVTSLVIEIAAWCCMLTMILLETKIYITEFRWYIRFVVIYVLVGKAAMFNVVLPVRQYYSSSSIFYLYCSEIICQCVFGILMVVYLPSLDPYPGYTPIRSELLVDDNTDYEPLPGGEQICPERHANIFSRIFFSWMTPLMQQGYKRPITDSDIWKLDDWDETETLYNRFQECWNKELQKPKPWLLRALHSSLGGRFWLGGFFKIGNDASQFVGPTVLSLLLESMQKGDPSWNGYIYAFSIFAGVSLGVLAEAQYFQNVMRTGFRLRSTLIAAVFRKSLRLTNDSRKKFASGRITNLISTDAESLQQVCQQLHSLWSAPFRIVIAMVLLYAQLGPAALLGALMLALLIPIQTVIIGKMQKLTKEGLQRTDKRISLMNEILAAMDTVKCYAWEQSFQSKVQDIRDDELSWFRSAQLLAALNSFILNSIPVVVTVVSFGVYSLLGGELTAAKAFTSLSLFAVLRFPLFMLPNLITQVVNCKVSLKRLEDLLLADERILMPNPPIDPELPAISIKNGNFSWELQAERPTLSNVNLDVPVGSLVAIVGSTGEGKTSLISAMLGEIAPVSGSDTSVVIRGSVAYVPQVSWIFNATVRDNILFGSPFQPSRYGRAIDSTALRHDLDLLPGGDLTEIGERGVNISGGQKQRVSMARAVYSDSDVYLFDDPLSALDAHVGRQVFDKCIKEELRHKTRVLVTNQLHFLPYVDKILLIHDGVVKEEGTFDELSNTGEQFKKLMENAGKMEEQTEEKQDENKSQDDIKHTENGDVVIADGGLQKSQDSSSKTKQGKSVLIKQEERETGVVSTKVLSRYKNAMGGIWAVSVLFLCYTLTETLRISSSTWLSIWTDEGSLNIHGPGYYNLIYGILSFGQVLVTLTNSYWLITSSLRAAKRLHDYMLRSILRAPMVFFHTNPLGRIINRFSKDLGDIDRNLAVFVNMFMAQISQLLSTFVLIGVVSTMSLWAIMPLLILFYAAYLYYQATSREVKRMDSITRSPVYAQFSEALNGLSTIRAYKAYDRMSNINGKSMDNNIRFTLVNMSSNRWLAIRLETLGGIMIWFTATFAVMQNQRAENQKAFASTMGLLLTYTLNITNLLTAVLRLASLAENSMNAVERVGTYIELPSEAPPVIEDNRPPPGWPSSGIIKFEDVVLRYRPELPPVLHGISFIINGSEKVGIVGRTGAGKSSMLNALFRIVELERGRILIDDCDTSKFGIWDLRKVLGIIPQAPVLFSGTIRFNLDPFSEHNDADLWEALERAHLKDVIRRNALGLDAEVSEAGENFSVGQRQLLSLARALLRRAKILVLDEATAAVDVRTDALIQKTIREEFKSCTMLIIAHRLNTVIDCDRLLILSSGKISEFDTPENLLSNEDGAFSKMVQSTGPSNAEYLKSLVLGNGEERLRKEESKLQDIQRKWAASNRWAVAAQFALAASLASSHSDLLSLEVAEGNNILRKTKDAVITLQGVLEGKHNTEIEESLTEYQVPSDRWWSSLYKVIEGLATMSKLGRNRLRQPGYSFENHGSIDWDQI; this is encoded by the exons ATGGGGTTCGAACCACTGGAGTGGTACTGTCAGCCCGTGAAGGATGGGGCGTGGTCTCGCGCTATGGAGAGTGCATTTGGCGCATACACACCCTGTGGCATTGACTCCTTGGTGGTGTGCATCTCGTACCTCGCACTCTTTGGCGTTTGCTTCTATCGGATATGGAGGACGACCAAAGACTACAAGGTGCAGCGGTACAAGATACGCTCGCCGTACTACAACTATCTGCTTGGGCTGCTTGTGGTGTACTGCATTGCGGAGCCGCTCTACAAGATCGCCACCGGTACCTCCATCATGAACTTGGATGGCCAGTCTGGCCTTGCTCCATTTGAG GTTACTTCCTTGGTCATCGAGATTGCTGCCTGGTGCTGTATGCTTACAATGATTTTGCTGGAGACAAAAATTTACATCACTGAATTTAGATGGTACATCCGGTTTGTGGTAATTTACGTATTGGTTGGGAAAGCTGCTATGTTCAATGTTGTGCTTCCAGTGAGGCAGTACTATAGTTCAAG TTCAATATTCTACCTATACTGCAGCGAGATAATATGCCAG TGCGTTTTTGGAATTCTCATGGTGGTGTATCTGCCTAGCTTGGATCCCTACCCGGGTTATACTCCAATCAGGAGCGAGTTGCTTGTTGATGACAATACTGATTATGAACCTCTTCCAGGAGGAGAGCAGATTTGCCCTGAAAGGCATGCCAATATCTTTTCGA GGATATTCTTTTCATGGATGACCCCTCTAATGCAACAAGGATACAAAAGGCCTATCACTGATAGTGATATTTGGAAACTAGATGATTGGGATGAGACTGAAACATTATATAACCG ATTTCAGGAATGCTGGAACAAAGAACTTCAAAAACCCAAACCTTGGCTGCTACGAGCTCTCCATAGTAGCCTCGGTGGAAG GTTCTGGCTAGGAGGATTTTTTAAG ATTGGCAATGATGCTTCTCAATTTGTTGGCCCAACCGTATTGAGCCTCTTGTTAGAG TCTATGCAAAAAGGTGATCCTTCTTGGAATGGGTACATCTACGCTTTCTCAATCTTTGCTGGAGTG TCACTGGGAGTTCTTGCTGAAGCACAGTACTTTCAGAATGTCATGCGGACCGGTTTCAGATTGAGGTCTACATTG ATTGCTGCTGTTTTCCGCAAGTCCTTGCGATTGACCAATGATAGTCGTAAGAAGTTTGCTTCTGGGAGGATTACAAATTTGATTTCAACCGATGCGGAGTCCCTTCAG CAAGTATGCCAGCAACTTCACAGTCTATGGTCTGCTCCTTTTCGCATTGTTATTGCCATGGTCCTGCTATATGCGCAACTAGGTCCTGCAGCACTTCTCGGTGCCCTCATGTTGGCTCTTTTGATCCCTATTCAG ACAGTTATCATAGGCAAAATGCAAAAGCTTACCAAAGAAGGGTTGCAAAGGACTGACAAACGAATCAGTCTCATGAATGAAATATTAGCTGCGATGGATACAGTCAA ATGTTATGCTTGGGAGCAAAGTTTCCAGTCAAAGGTGCAGGACATCCGTGACGATGAGCTTTCCTGGTTTCGCAGTGCTCAATTGCTGGCCGCG CTGAATAGCTTTATCCTCAACAGTATTCCTGTCGTTGTCACGGTGGTTTCATTTGGCGTTTACTCTCTGTTGGGGGGTGAGCTGACGGCAGCAAAGGCGTTTACCTCTCTTTCACTATTTGCAGTGTTAAGGTTCCCACTTTTTATGCTGCCAAATCTGATAACTCAG GTTGTTAACTGTAAGGTTTCGTTGAAACGACTGGAAGATCTCCTCTTGGCTGATGAGAGAATACTTATGCCAAATCCACCTATTGATCCTGAGCTTCCAGCCATTTCTATCAAGAATGGAAACTTTTCATGGGAGTTGCAG GCTGAGCGACCAACACTATCAAATGTCAATCTGGACGTGCCTGTCGGCAGTTTAGTTGCAATAGTAGGAAGCACTGGGGAGGGGAAGACTTCTCTTATTTCTGCAATGCTTGGTGAAATAGCACCAGTATCAGGATCAGATACCTCAGTGGTCATTCGTGGTTCAGTGGCATATGTTCCTCAAGTTTCATGGATCTTCAATGCTACC GTCCGGGATAACATATTGTTTGGGTCTCCATTCCAACCTTCGCGCTACGGGAGAGCAATAGATTCTACTGCATTACGACATGACCTTGACCTACTCCCA GGTGGCGATCTCACAGAGATTGGAGAAAGGGGAGTGAATATTAGTGGGGGGCAAAAACAAAGAGTTTCAATGGCAAGAGCTGTTTATTCTGATTCAGATGTTTACCTATTTGATGATCCACTGAGTGCATTAGATGCCCATGTTGGTCGACAG GTATTTGATAAATGTATCAAAGAAGAGCTACGGCACAAAACTCGGGTCCTCGTTACTAATCAGCTGCATTTTCTGCCATATGTGGATAAAATACTGCTAATCCATGATGGAGTAGTTAAAGAGGAGGGTACATTTGATGAACTTAGTAATACTGGGGAGCAGTTCAAAAAACTTATGGAAAATGCTGGAAAGATGGAGGAACAAACAGAAGAGAAACAAGACGAAAACAAGTCACAGGATGACATAAAGCACACTGAAAATGGGGACGTAGTAATAGCTGATGGTGGTCTGCAAAAGAGCCAGGATAGTTCGAGTAAAACAAAGCAGGGAAAATCTGTTCTTATTAAGCAAGAGGAACGTGAAACTGGAGTTGTCAGTACGAAGGTCCTTTCACG CTACAAAAATGCAATGGGAGGTATTTGGGCGGTGTCCGTCCTCTTCTTGTGCTATACACTGACTGAAACTCTACGAATTTCAAGTAGCACATGGTTGAGCATTTGGACTGATGAGGGTTCTCTGAATATCCATGGCCCTGGTTACTACAACTTAATCTATGGCATTCTTTCTTTTGGGCAG GTTCTAGTCACTCTCACGAATTCTTACTGGCTGATCACGTCAAGTCTTCGAGCTGCCAAGAGGTTGCATGACTACATGCTCCGGTCTATATTAAGAGCTCCCATGGTATTTTTTCACACCAATCCACTTGGACGGATCATCAACAGATTTTCGAAGGATTTGGGTGACATTGACAGGAATCTTGCTGTCTTCGTCAACATGTTTATGGCACAAATATCTCAGTTGCTCTCAACATTTGTTCTCATCGGTGTTGTCAGCACTATGTCTCTTTGGGCTATCATGCCACTTCTGATTTTATTTTATGCAGCCTACCTTTATTACCAG GCCACATCACGCGAGGTAAAGCGCATGGATTCTATTACTAGGTCTCCTGTGTATGCTCAGTTTTCAGAGGCATTAAATGGTCTGTCCACAATCCGTGCCTACAAAGCCTATGATAGAATGTCAAACATCAATGGGAAATCAATGGACAACAACATCAGGTTCACACTCGTGAACATGAGTTCAAATAGGTGGCTAGCCATCCGGCTGGAAACATTGGGTGGCATCATGATATGGTTCACGGCAACATTTGCTGTCATGCAAAACCAACGAGCAGAGAATCAGAAGGCCTTTGCTTCCACGATGGGTCTTCTTCTTACCTATACCCTCAATATCACCAATCTGCTCACAGCTGTTCTTCGTCTTGCTAGTCTTGCTGAAAACAGCATGAATGCTGTTGAACGTGTGGGAACATACATTGAGTTGCCTTCTGAGGCTCCTCCTGTCATTGAGGATAACAGGCCACCTCCCGGTTGGCCATCATCTGGTATCATCAAGTTTGAAGATGTTGTGCTTCGGTACCGACCAGAACTTCCTCCTGTTCTTCATGGAATATCATTCATTATTAATGGAAGTGAGAAGGTAGGAATAGTTGGCAGAACAGGTGCTGGTAAATCTAGCATGCTTAATGCTTTGTTCCGTATTGTGGAGCTGGAGCGAGGGAGAATATTGATTGATGATTGTGATACTTCTAAGTTTGGAATTTGGGATTTGCGAAAAGTGTTAGGAATAATACCACAGGCACCGGTCCTCTTTTCAG GTACTATTCGATTTAATCTGGATCCTTTCAGCGAGCATAATGATGCGGATCTATGGGAGGCTCTTGAAAGGGCTCATCTAAAAGATGTCATAAGGAGGAATGCTCTAGGGCTAGATGCTGAG GTTTCTGAGGCCGGTGAAAATTTTAGCGTTGGACAGCGGCAGCTGCTGAGTTTAGCTCGTGCATTGCTACGAAGGGCaaagatacttgttcttgatgagGCAACAGCAGCAGTTGATGTTCGAACTGATGCTCTTATACAGAAGACAATCAGAGAAGAATTCAAGAGTTGTACAATGCTTATAATCGCTCACCGCTTGAACACTGTTATCGACTGTGACAGGTTGCTTATTCTAAGTTCTGGGAAG ATTTCGGAATTTGACACCCCCGAGAACCTTCTGAGCAATGAGGATGGTGCTTTCTCCAAGATGGTTCAGAGCACAGGGCCTAGCAATGCAGAATATCTTAAG